The following are encoded together in the Labeo rohita strain BAU-BD-2019 chromosome 17, IGBB_LRoh.1.0, whole genome shotgun sequence genome:
- the ctage5 gene encoding transport and Golgi organization protein 1 homolog isoform X4 has translation MAAVHALVLFHIVFGFLHQSLGLISDYKLCGDPECESMISRVQAQRDHSAKDCRFLNFKKGDIITVYYKLTGKRNDLWAGSMEKLSGLFPKDAIKIDQLFIDEKKEIQVPTQEYDFICFDEKGLVIEHSTEFEDLEDLSQETQETDLNEVRDKPTETEEREPSQNSVQDVSDQNTPETTETGGSSWIGSAVNGWFGRNEQSNDEPQDESSEESFKSRKIVMDIEENLMEEKTNSGTFGWISGELTNAFGFGNKELKTDAQDNIENPTNDEDTSSQQSSSWMSMGRDVLGFSEENTDAATKPEAEKEDENTNMEDQSTLNPSQNMDVADNIQGDENTPDDIAENNDSSLDDRITENEKEEKQAGWYGNMYNRITNLYKEDNEGKASVSENPASATSTEDKTKESESSSQSIFSVSGLKSMLKLPFQEDTVVTKDEEKTEKEEDTRKEEIQHNNMDQEEEMLIDIDEQDSNQIDTDVLASDDVKQLDEESNMTEDSTDSQILEENSADNLNEEVKSENKADFFEEKVEQDAKDVQSDEEKTGKEEDPGKKDFDEEQEDKMLTDSDEQESNQIDIDILNVTQSLSDKTMTLQDSIASDSTEQLDVESNMMEESIDSQILEKKSVDNINEEVKCESNADFLEGKVEQDTRDVQSEEKTVKEEDPRKEYLDEEKNNNKDQEEKMLIDIHEQDSNTIDTDVFSETQSLSLKESTASDSTEQLDVESNMTEDSTDSQTLEIKSADHLYEEVKSENNADFIEENMDQDMRDVQSEEKSGKEEDPGKEDFDEEQNNHKDQEEKTLVDIREQDSNTIDTDVFSETLIQSDKTLTLKESIASDSTEQLDVESSMTENSTDSLILDIKSDFIEENMDQDTRDVQNEEKTGTQEDPVKEDFEEEQNTFKDQEEKMLIDINEKVSNPTDTDVLSETQSLSDNTVTLKETIASDSTEQLDVESNMKENSIDSQILDKKSADNLSEEVKSENNADFLEGKTDQDTREVQSEEKTGKQEDPVKEHFDEEQNNFRDQEEKMLIDINEKVSNPIDTDVLSKTQSLSDKTITLNENIASDSTEQLYVESNMKENSIDSQILDKKSADNLSEEVKSENNADFLEGKMDQDTREVQSEEKTGKQEDPVKEDFDEEQNNFKDQEVKMLIDINEKVSNPIDTDVLSETQSLSDKTMTLKENTAPDSTEQLEVEFNVKEDSTDSQILEIKSADNLNEEIKIENDEVLEGVVEQDAKDVQSDEEKTGKEVNSGKEDFLEQQNVKDEEIYESVKQESTTKDVHQASSDETMILKDSVASNDITDIDGFSKESNTQHSDDVTSANNTTDEVIQSENNLTDSVDDILEGTLTQSPSDQANLDTIKQQENYSNEISTDPVTGEDTSKLSESDIQTDTELHYEKTQESNVADLNADSHIESVKTDQSVNADVNSELTLDAFSENNKEKQLAEGDQGILKENDELVLNRNEAQLDEALPNDITFHEEKLPDSEAHATPMSNEQKLDTNINPLDERSSYIHTLVTSEETLHSELESNSALNITDYNYNARESHHESLVIENSKDTDSVGKNDNEVVVHEEQEESGTVSEPTENYFETKEKEDDTQITNESLTQETQAKSPLLNTSDGSGDLKDGSHDLSSLKHGDIDNIPSAMTEDPDGYRTSTETELTNDFFSKNDSVQDENINIMHDQTQSAEHKEETDTANNEDRQTDSESVKRREESDTGAIWDQRDDGDTAVKLEDKKKHGNEKQPGNPEIQDKNTVSHPTETSTEYANLYPYLSKQVIEDLLDLFGDQKLSWLDSKMGNTNAGQDNDVLDELDDIEQLLEYYMKMNTKLGRIQQDNGVPGKDNTKEYSALQKLFTLLSSLRKKYSPVITDNSVESPGVREDDCIHEACLDVNKNTQQMISTTEVENNQVSGDTSVLGNPQNEPVFEEKDLSGITDNVEDVHTDEQEIRKHEDWASSETKKTTFQNDGLISEEHIEALNGLRQFYQMAVFVEVTINEIASIVDKVVSSLPDDIRPGPDLYGLPWEAVVFTGFLGLLTLLLFSCRFIHSIKSRLYASKEKQMAQKVAELLDEKCKVLETFSEVKQKFDKLESTLQNNGMSAQAAEKDSLEVASQKLEQSNAQMKKEIERLQEELSQQNKARKQQEDQLAELEQILRNLEEEAKERKSQLEQDNTTLKIHEINTERLQKNLQAAKEEHAMLLESKAQLVQEAEDWGERLGELEEEMKMCERSHTGMLEDCANKDDRIKSLTECLLKMRDWDSEDESCVDGSTNTAGAENGDSSDFRQKQKVQKLIEAAKMSADLKSMEEDKNRVFAKLADEIKAKEDLQEGIKQLEEQKEVLESESANYASESQKLQQKLQIMTEMYQENELKLHRMLTVEEKERLQKEEKLNKAGKKISLAAEELNTYRQRAKDLEEELERTSQAYKNQIVSHEKKAHDNWLAARAADRDLADVKRENAHLRQRLTDSQFKFEILEKDVREGRPLFRGERSPYGPSPLSRPSSETRAFLSPPTLMDGPPRLSPQFMGPGRASRGMVEPPSGGPDFERSGPHSDSGSLSPSWDRERRGPPPPTGHPLPDPGLPFKRPPPGPYPMGPLPPRPPLPPEPYFADKSDSSFLRNSSSISENESREGPHSMPGDMRLPPDPDSRMGPPPGPRLMGMPPLMDPRDPHFPPRGPYGPPEFFPPRGPGGPPIGMRGPLPPGMFPRAPMPLPQHMGYLPPRPQSDSFPPGPPPRPSPPGSEQPPNQSPSPHDVI, from the exons aTGGAAAAGCTGTCTGGATTGTTCCCAAAGGATGCCATCAAAATTGATCAACTGTTTATTGATGAGAAAAAGGAAATCCAGGTGCCGACCCAg GAGTATGACTTCATCTGCTTTGATGAAAAAGGTTTGGTGATTGAGCATAGCACTGAATTTGAGGATCTGGAAGATTTGTCACAAGAAACACAAGAAACCGATCTCAATGAAGTCCGAGATAAACCTACTGAAACAGAAGAGCGTGAACCCAGCCAGAATTCTGTTCAAGATGTTTCTGATCAAAACACCCCAGAGACAACAGAAACAGGTGGGTCTTCTTGGATAGGCTCTGCTGTTAATGGATGGTTTGGCAGGAATGAACAAAGCAATGATGAACCACAGGATGAGAGCAGTGAAGAATCCTTCAAAAGCAGGAAAATAGTCATGGATATTGAGGAGAACCTCATGGAAGAGAAGACAAACTCTGGAACTTTTGGCTGGATCAGTGGTGAACTCACCAATGCTTTTGGGTTTGGAAACAAGGAGCTAAAAACTGATGCTCAGGACAATATTGAGAACCCAACAAATGATGAAGATACCTCATCTCAGCAGTCTAGCTCTTGGATGAGCATGGGTAGAGATGTCTTGGGCTTTAGTGAAGAAAACACTGATGCTGCAACTAAACCTGAAGCTGAGAAAGAAgatgaaaacacaaacatggAGGACCAGAGCACTTTGAACCCCAGTCAGAACATGGATGTGGCTGACAACATACAGGGAGATGAAAACACCCCAGATGACATTGCAGAAAATAATGACAGTTCCTTGGACGACAGGataacagaaaatgaaaaagaagaGAAACAGGCAGGGTGGTATGGAAATATGTACAACAGAATTACAAACCTTTACAAAGAAGATAATGAAGGCAAAGCAAGTGTGTCAGAAAACCCTGCATCTGCTACCAGTACTGAGGACAAAACCAAAGAGTCAGAATCAAGTTCACAGTCCATATTTTCAGTCAGTGGCCTGAAATCAATGCTTAAGCTTCCTTTTCAGGAAGATACGGTAGTAACGAAAGATGAGGAAAAGACAGAAAAGGAGGAAGATACACGTAAAGAAGAGATACAACATAATAATATGGATCAAGAAGAAGAAATGCTGATTGATATTGATGAACAGGACTCGAACCAAATAGACACTGATGTACTTGCATCTGATGATGTCAAACAACTGGACGAAGAATCTAATATGACAGAAGACAGCACAGATTCACAAATTCTTGAGGAAAATTCAGCAGATAATTTAAATGAAGAAGTTAAAAGtgaaaacaaagcagatttttttgaggaaaaggtGGAGCAAGATGCGAAAGATGTGCAAAGTGATGAGGAAAAGACAGGAAAGGAAGAAGATCCAGGTAAGAAAGACTTTGATGAGGAACAAGAAGATAAAATGTTGACTGATTCTGATGAACAGGAATCAAACCAAATAGACATTGACATACTAAATGTAACTCAGTCGCTGTCTGATAAAACAATGACTTTGCAAGATAGCATTGCATCTGATAGCACTGAACAACTAGATGTAGAATCTAATATGATGGAAGAAAGCATAGATTCACAAATCCTTGAAAAAAAGTCTGTAGATAATATAAATGAAGAAGTTAAATGTGAAAGCAATGCTGATTTTCTTGAGGGAAAGGTGGAACAAGATACGAGAGATGTGCAAAGTGAGGAAAAGACAGTAAAGGAAGAAGATCCAAGGAAGGAATATCTTGacgaggaaaaaaataataacaaggatcaagaagaaaaaatgttgaTTGATATTCATGAGCAGGACTCAAACACAATAGACACTGACGTATTTAGTGAAACTCAGTCGCTGTCTTTAAAGGAAAGCACTGCATCTGATAGCACTGAACAACTAGATGTAGAATCTAATATGACAGAAGACAGCACAGATTCACAAACCCTTGAAATCAAGTCAGCAGATCATTTATATGAAGAAGTTAAAAGTGAAAACAATGCTGATTTTATTGAGGAAAATATGGATCAAGATATGAGAGATGTGCAAAGTGAGGAAAAATCAGGAAAGGAAGAAGATCCAG GTAAGGAAGATTTTGATGAGGAACAAAATAATCACAAGGATCAAGAAGAAAAAACGTTGGTTGATATTCGTGAGCAGGACTCAAACACAATAGACACTGATGTATTTAGTGAAACTCTGATACAGTCTGATAAAACATTGACTTTAAAAGAAAGCATTGCATCTGATAGCACTGAACAACTAGATGTAGAATCTAGTATGACAGAAAACAGCACAGATTCACTAATCCTTGATATCAAGTCTGATTTTATTGAGGAAAATATGGATCAAGATACAAGAGATGTGCAAAATGAGGAGAAGACAGGAACGCAAGAAGATCCAGTTAAGGAAGACTTTGAAGAGGAACAAAATACTTTCAAGGATCaagaagaaaaaatgttgaTTGATATTAATGAGAAAGTCTCAAACCCAACAGACACTGACGTACTAAGTGAAACTCAGTCGCTGTCTGATAACACAGTGACTTTAAAAGAAACCATTGCATCTGATAGCACTGAACAACTAGATGTAGAATCTAATATGAAAGAGAACAGCATAGATTCACAAATCCTTGACAAAAAGTCTGCAGATAATTTAAGTGAAGAAGTTAAAAGTGAAAACAATGCTGATTTCCTTGAGGGAAAGACGGACCAAGATACAAGAGAGGTGCAAAGTGAGGAAAAGACAGGAAAGCAAGAAGATCCAGTTAAGGAACACTTTGATGaggaacaaaataattttagggatcaagaagaaaaaatgttgaTTGATATTAATGAGAAAGTCTCAAACCCAATAGACACTGATGTACTAAGTAAAACTCAGTCGCTGTCTGataaaacaatcactttaaatgaaaacattgcATCTGATAGCACTGAACAACTATATGTAGAATCTAATATGAAAGAAAACAGCATAGATTCACAAATCCTTGATAAAAAGTCTGCAGATAATTTAAGTGAAGAAGTTAAAAGTGAAAACAATGCTGATTTCCTTGAGGGAAAGATGGACCAAGATACAAGAGAGGTGCAAAGTGAGGAAAAGACAGGAAAGCAAGAAGATCCAGTCAAGGAAGACTTTGATGAGGAACAAAATAATTTCAAGGATCAAGAAGTAAAAATGTTGATTGATATTAATGAGAAAGTCTCAAACCCAATAGACACTGACGTACTAAGTGAAACTCAGTCGCTGTCTGATAAAACAATGACTTTGAAGGAAAACACTGCACCTGATAGCACTGAACAACTAGAGGTAGAATTTAATGTGAAGGAAGACAGCACAGATTCACAAATCCTTGAAATCAAGTCAGCAGATAatttaaatgaagaaattaaaattgaaaacgaTGAGGTTTTAGAGGGAGTTGTTGAGCAAGATGCGAAAGATGTGCAAAGTGATGAAGAAAAGACAGGAAAGGAGGTAAATTCAGGTAAGGAGGACTTTCTTGAGCAACAGAATGTGAAAGACGAAGAAATATATGAGTCTGTCAAACAAGAATCAACCACAAAGGATGTTCATCAGGCTTCATCTGATGaaacaatgattttaaaagaCAGCGTTGCATCTAATGACATTACAGATATAGATGGCTTTTCTAAAGAATCTAACACCCAACATAGTGATGACGTTACGTCTGCAAATAATACAACTGATGAAGTTATTCAGAGCGAAAACAACTTGACTGATTCAGTTGATGACATTTTAGAAGGCACGTTGACACAAAGTCCATCTGATCAAGCCAATTTAGATACTATCAAACAGCAAGAAAATTATTCTAATGAAATTAGCACAGATCCTGTAACTGGTGAGGATACATCTAAACTGTCAGAGTCAGATATTCAGACAGATACTGAGTTACATTATGAAAAAACACAAGAATCAAATGTTGCAGATTTGAACGCTGACTCACATATTGAGAGTGTCAAAACTGATCAAAGCGTAAATGCAGATGTGAATTCTGAACTGACCTTGGATGCATTCtcagaaaataataaagaaaaacaattagCTGAAGGCGACCAAGGTATATTGAAAGAAAATGATGAGTTAGTTTTGAACAGAAATGAGGCACAATTAGATGAAGCATTACCAAACGATATCACATTTCATGAAGAAAAGTTACCAGATTCAGAAGCACATGCAACGCCAATGAGCAATGAGCAAAAATTGGACACAAACATAAATCCCCTTGATGAAAGATCTTCTTATATTCACACTCTTGTAACTAGTGAAGAAACCCTGCATTCAGAGCTTGAGTCAAATTCAGCCCTAAACATCACAGATTATAACTATAATGCCAGGGAATCGCATCATGAATCACTGGTGATAGAAAACTCTAAGGATACTGATTCAGTAGGTAAAAATGACAATGAGGTTGTAGTTCATGAAGAGCAAGAGGAATCAGGAACAGTTTCTGAACCTACAGAGaattattttgaaacaaaagagaaagaggatgacacacaaatcacaaatgaatctctgacacaggaaacacaagcAAAAAGCCCATTGCTAAACACATCTGATGGATCTGGTGATTTAAAAGACGGTAGTCACGATCTCAGTTCACTAAAACATGGAGACATTGATAATATTCCTAGCGCCATGACTGAAGACCCAGATGGCTATAGAACTTCCACAGAAACAGAACTGACAAATGATTTCTTCTCAAAGAATGACTCAGTTCAGGAcgaaaatattaatatcatgcATGATCAAACTCAAAGTGCTGAACACAAAGAGGAGACTGACACAGCAAATAATGAGGATCGTCAAACCGATTCAGAAAGTGTCAAGCGAAGGGAGGAAAGTGACACGGGTGCCATCTGGGATCAAAGAGATGATGGTGACACAGCGGTGAAGTTAGAAGATAAGAAAAAACATGgtaatgaaaaacaacctgGAAACCCTGAAattcaagacaaaaatactgtcaGTCATCCTACAGAAACCTCTACGGAATATGCAAACTTATATCCTTATCTGAGCAAACAGGTTATTGAAGATCTTTTAGATTTATTTGGAGACCAGAAGTTATCATGGCTGGATTCCAAAATGGGAAACACAAATGCAGGTCAAGATAATGATGTCCTTGATGAACTTGATGACATTGAACAGCTGTTGGAATACTATATGAAGATGAACACAAAATTGGGACGTATTCAACAAGATAATGGTGTTCCTGGCAAGGATAATACTAAAGAATATTCAGCACTACAAAAACTGTTTACCCTCTTATCTTCTCTAAGAAAGAAATACTCACCAGTGATAACAGATAACAGTGTAGAAAGCCCAG GGGTCAGAGAAGATGACTGCATTCATGAAGCATGTCTTGATGTGAATAAGAATACACAACAGATGATCTCCACAACAGAGGTTGAAAACAATCAAGTTTCTGGAGACACATCTGTCTTGGGCAATCCTCAAAATGAGCCAGTCTTTGAAGAAAAGGACCTTTCGGGAATCACAGATAATGTGGAGGATGTTCACACTGATGAGCAGGAAATAAGAAAGCATGAGGATTGGGCATCTTCTGAAACCAAGAAAACTACTTTCCAAAACGATGGTCTTATCTCTGAGGAGCATATTGAAGCACTGAACG GTTTAAGGCAATTTTATCAGATGGCAGTTTTTGTTGAAGTCACAATTAATGAAATTGCATCTATAGTAGACAAG GTTGTGTCATCACTTCCTGATGATATCCGGCCTGGTCCTGACTTATATGGACTGCCATGGGAAGCTGTGGTTTTCACTGGATTTTTAGGTTTACTCACACTGCTTCTGTTCAGCTGCAGGTTCATTCATTCT ATCAAAAGTCGACTATATGCAA GTAAAGAGAAGCAAATGGCGCAGAAAGTGGCTGAACTGCTTGATGAAAAGTGCAAAGTGCTGGAGACATTCAGTGAGGTTAAACAGAAG TTTGACAAACTAGAGTCCACACTACAGAACAATGGCATGTCTGCACAAGCTGCAGAAAAAGACAGTTTAGAG GTGGCGTCACAGAAGCTTGAACAATCAAATGCACAAATGAAAAAGGAAATAGAGAGGCTGCAAGAAGAGCTGTcccaacaaaacaaagcaagaaAACAGCAAGAGGATCAG CTTGCTGAACTCGAGCAGATTTTAAGAAATTTAGAAGAGGAAGCTAAAGAACGAAAGTCTCAGTTAGAACAG GACAACACAACACTGAAGATCCATGAGATCAACACAGAGCGACTGCAGAAAAACCTGCAGGCGGCCAAAGAAGAGCATGCAATGCTGCTTGAGAGTAAAGCACAG CTGGTGCAGGAAGCAGAGGACTGGGGTGAACGTCTCGGTGAGCTGGAGGAAGAGATGAAAATGTGTGAAAGGTCTCATACTGGCATGCTGGAGGACTGTGCTAATAAAGATGATCGCATCAAG TCACTGACTGAGTGCCTTTTGAAGATGCGAGATTGGGATTCGGAGGACGAGAGCTGCGTTGATGGCAGCACTAATACAGCTGGAGCTGAGAATGGAGACAGTTCAG ATTTCCGTCAAAAGCAAAAAGTACAGAAACTTATCGAAGCAGCCAAG ATGAGTGCAGACTTGAAGTCCATGGAGGAGGACAAGAACAGAGTGTTCGCCAAACTCGCAGATGAAATTAAAGCCAAAGAAGATCTCCAAG AGGGGATCAAACAGCTTGAGGAGCAGAAGGAGGTGTTGGAATCCGAGAGTGCCAACTATGCTAGTGAAAGCCAGAAACTCCAGCAGAAACTCCAGATCATGACAGAGATGTACCAGGAGAATGAACTCAAACTACACAG GATGTTAACAGTAGAAGAGAAGGAGCGCTTACAAAAGGAGGAGAAGCTCAACAAGGCAGGCAAAAAGATCAGTCTTGCTGCAGAGGAGCTCAACACTTACAG ACAACGAGCCAAAGACCTAGAGGAAGAACTGGAACGGACTTCACAGGCCTACAAGAATCAG aTTGTTTCTCATGAGAAAAAGGCTCATGATAACTGG CTAGCTGCAAGAGCAGCGGATCGAGACCTGGCTGATGTCAAGAGAGAAAACGCTCATCTCCGCCAGAG GCTGACTGATTCTCAATTCAAGTTTGAGATTCTTGAAAAGGATGTACGAGAGGGCAGACCTTTATTTAGAG GTGAAAGATCTCCATATGGACCCTCTCCTCTTAGCCGACCATCTTCAGAAACGCGAGCCTTCCTGTCTCCTCCTACACTAATGGACGGACCCCCTCGACTCTCACCGCAGTTTATGGGTCCAGGCAGAG CATCCCGTGGCATGGTAGAGCCCCCTAGTGGTGGGCCAGACTTTGAGCGGAGTGGCCCTCACTCTGATAGTGGCTCACTGTCTCCCTCCTGGGACAGAGAACGCAGGGGCCCTCCTCCCCCTACAG GTCACCCTCTCCCAGATCCAGGTTTGCCCTTTAAGAGGCCTCCTCCAGGTCCGTATCCTATGGGTCCTTTGCCTCCTAGACCTCCACTTCCTCCTGAGCCATACTTTGCTGACAAATCAG